The region tatataagaaaatatttattatcattaaatggtttttttttaaaatataactaatttcataaaaaattatttaattaatatatttaaattcatatcattatatatttacaattttttttattaatgttagtaattatattttattgaaaaacaaaaattcatttctttgattttattttgtGTAGCAAGCTTGGAGTATATAGCTGATTAATGTAGAATTATTTGTCAACTGAGTTACTTTTTCGGATTAACATCTCCTGTGTCTACAACTTTCTACCgtatatatgtaaatattttcattaaccgtattttttgaatttttttcccGTATTAAGGTATAGTTGTAAGTTCCCTATATTATACACAATTTTAAATGGGTGTAATCCCATCTTTGAAAATAGTAAAAGGCATCATTCTAGTCCAGAAAAAGAAATGACTCAaagaatatattataaaattatagcTGGGGGCCGAATCCAACAATGCCTTTCACAGcccgaaaaagaaaaaaagagattCTCCTTATCAATGTACTATTAAAACTAGTAGTTGCTGAACCATATAGGAATTATTTCATTCACATACCAAAACATTTATCTTCCCAATCTAATTCAATAATGTTTAAACTACCAAAGAAATTTCCCTGTTTGGAGAGAAAGGGTGGCAGCACTTCAAAACCGATCACGCAAGGAGAACAGGGAAAAACCCAAAACGAGAAGCCGCCGCATGACGGAAAAGCAGAAAGCACGCAAAAATACGATGTGGAAATTCTCTGGACGTCGACGAAATCAACACACAACCTCAAGGCTTACGGGTTGGAGAACGAAAAAATGGCCTTGGAAAAGATTTTCGAGCGACATGAAAACGAGAACGGCGATCGATTAAAGGTCGTCGGTATCGTCGGGGCACGTGGCGTCGGCAAAACAAAACTTTGCCAAGAGTATTTCAATCTTTTGGGAAAGCCAGAGAAGAACGGCGAAAAGTTATTCGTTCCGAGGATTTGGGTCTCCACGTCGATTATCAAAAACGACAAAGACCGTAAGAAAAGGACTGTGAAGGAGGAGGAAATGAATTTGTCAGTAACAGTGAAGGAAATGTTGGAGAGTCTTGGAGTTGATACAGACGACATCGTACCAAATGATTCTAGCAGATATGATCATCTTGAAGTGCTTCTCTATCTTCTTCGCCTCCAACTAATAGGAAAGAGGTATCTAATTGTTCTTGACGATCTAACCCTATTTCCTGTTGACGACGCTTGTAAACTTGCATCAAATTTGCCGAAAGGTTACAAAGGAACGATTATGGTGACGAGTAGGGAAGAGGAGGTAGTGAAGAGGATGGCTAGGGACAAGCGAAACGTGCACCGTTTGCTGCCCTTATCGGATCCCCAAAGCTTGTGGTTGATATTTAAAGACGCCGTTGAACAGGGCGTTAAAGATGAGGGAATACTAGATCACGATTTCGATTGGGAAAAAGCAACTGAAGAAGAGCTTAGAAGGAAATGTTATGATGAGATAGTATTAGGTGGGAAAAAAATTTATGTGGAGAAATTGATAGAAAAGACGCTTATAAGCAAGTGTAATGGGAATCCTTTGGCTGCAAAATTGATGGCGAAAACTATGAGTAAGAATATTAAGAAATTCATAGATGAGAACGAGAAGAATAAGCAGCTGCTGAAGAAAGTTTCTCAGAAGGACAATAACAGCAAGGATGATGATAATCCGAAAAAAGAAGAACATCACGAAACCATTAATAACAGCAGCAAAGACGATGATACTCATGATGAAAGTATGAAACGACCCTGAACTAACGAGCATGCTCGTAGTTCCCTTGTTAAATtgtgtgtatatattttatttttatgaaatatgatattgttgtaactgtatatatatactaaatgggcaTGTATATATCATATTATTTGCTGTCTATAGAAATTGTATTTGATGAATATTTGCGGCCCTGTCTAAATTGTGTCTTATTTCCTGTTCACCAAATAAGAGTTGAGCACATGTCAGCTGACTCATACTCttataggatttttttttaaaagcacaCTTATAGGACTTTGTTTGCCTAAATCATTTTTCACAACAAATAAAAATGGAATTAATCCTTCACAAAAACCGATAActgaatcaataaaataataaatgcacctagagctgtaaatactggccgggcttttgagcacggcacgaaaccggcacgagcctggaaggcacgagcacgacacggcacgaaaaaatatgggcttgggtcaggcacgacacgaaaaaatatgggctcggGCCAGGCACGGGcacgacacgggcttagcacggcacggcacgacaagcccgaaagcacgacacgtaAGCACGAATATAAAAAGCCCGAAAGCACGGCACACAAAAAGCCCGAATTaaactcaaataaataaaaaaaatattattatatcatcATTTTTTTATAGTATGTAAAAATATCATActatttttatagattttatttctTAAACTTTTTCTTGGTAAATTTTTTAATGaggcaatgtttattttatttttatttttaaatttggaatttttattgtgttaattaagtaaatatacatatatatatatgtaaaaagtaAAACAGGTAAAAAAGTGGGCtcgaattatatatatatgtaaaaagtaaaacaagTAAAAAAAAGTGGGCTCCAATTAGGCCCAGATTTTGGCTGACTTGAGGCCCATTTTTAGGGCACGAAAAAAGCCAATTTTAAAAAATGGGCTGGCCCACTTTAGAAATATGGGCTGGCACGATCTGGGCCCGGTCCGGCCCGGCACGAGGCTCGTgtgggccgtgctgggcctatATATTTTTATGCGGGCCGGCCCGGCCCGTCCGGAATTTAccggaggcacgaaaaatgtgggccgggccgggCCGGGCCGGCCCGTCCCGAATTTAccggaggcacgaaaaatgtggcccgggcggcccacatttacagctctaaatGCACCTTAGTTCCCCCTTTTTTTTCCGAGAATATAGACTTTATTATTACAGTAAAACATTTATATAAGAATATATTTGGAAGCAAACTAATTGTATTATAATTGAGAGATTATAAGTGTAATGTCCTGTTTAGTTAAGactgtcacactgtgtactttaaatagtactTAACTCGTTACACAAGTCATTAGCTTATAAACGtgtatctaagtgttattaacaggccagAGTGAAAATCTCCGTAAAAAAtgaattgatatattttattaaaaacgttaaaatgtacatgggatcccataaaagtgtttacaagttgtttgcaatccaaaatgatcattatagtacaaaagttacaaacctgccgatctaagcagcaaaaatagggttaaaccctagttctccCCTGAGAAACACATTAGTCATGGTgttcaagcggccgcatatatacacatcgccacctaagctctccactcaagactgggtgaacttttctttcaatttacctgcaccacatagcacccgtgagccaaggctcagcaaggaaACTTATTACTGCATACCACATAGATAAATGGTCATGTAATTGAtgaacccaaaacgggtatgttttaaatatttatattgcaagcgcacgaatcattcatatagaatagtgatcgtgtaagtaAGGATGTCAAATCCAAacgagttgtctaaaataaaaaagaaaactattttaaatcaaaattaataaattataacccagctccaaagattgatgagatttttgtatagtgaaaataaaataaaagacaataataaagaattaaagacaatatataaaaaaaaattaatagtagaaatcaagatggtaaaagaagattattaaggtattagaatccacaaaatataagttcaataatatttataagtacattgattcccaaatttcattaatagtagaaattaatcaactatcacttattcaaattagatattctatttaagcacaaa is a window of Humulus lupulus chromosome 4, drHumLupu1.1, whole genome shotgun sequence DNA encoding:
- the LOC133829970 gene encoding probable disease resistance protein At4g19060, yielding MPFTARKRKKEILLINVLLKLVVAEPYRNYFIHIPKHLSSQSNSIMFKLPKKFPCLERKGGSTSKPITQGEQGKTQNEKPPHDGKAESTQKYDVEILWTSTKSTHNLKAYGLENEKMALEKIFERHENENGDRLKVVGIVGARGVGKTKLCQEYFNLLGKPEKNGEKLFVPRIWVSTSIIKNDKDRKKRTVKEEEMNLSVTVKEMLESLGVDTDDIVPNDSSRYDHLEVLLYLLRLQLIGKRYLIVLDDLTLFPVDDACKLASNLPKGYKGTIMVTSREEEVVKRMARDKRNVHRLLPLSDPQSLWLIFKDAVEQGVKDEGILDHDFDWEKATEEELRRKCYDEIVLGGKKIYVEKLIEKTLISKCNGNPLAAKLMAKTMSKNIKKFIDENEKNKQLLKKVSQKDNNSKDDDNPKKEEHHETINNSSKDDDTHDESMKRP